The window GTAGCCCTCATATCCTGCTTTACCAGACCACCTCTTGGCCCCCTTCTCGCTATTCTTATATTCAATGAGCACGCCGAGACCACCAAGGTGGGCATCCGTACCGCTCATAAGCATGGCACGCGTGGGGGAgcaagcggcagcagcgtgtGTGTTCAACATGCGCACGCCCTCGGCCGCCAACTTGTCGATATTTGGAGTCTGAATCTCGCTGCCATAGCACCCAATATCGGAAAATCCCTAAGGCCAAGAGTTGTCAGCTGCAGCTTCCAGTGCCCCCCGACGTTTAATATGATACAATCGGGGCGGGACACTACACCACATACAAGATCATCTGcaaggatgaagagaaagtTGGGGCGTTTGATTTTCGAGTTTGCGGAGGACATGCTGAATCACGATTAAAGGACTGGGTGGAAGCAGAAACAGGACCGGAAGGAAGGACAGGGTTTAGGTGAAAATAAGAAAGGTCAAAATTGGTAAAActgagagaaatgaaaaaagaaaagtctcCAAAAACGCTTGTTTCTAAATAGAAGCAGGAGTTTGGGGTTCCAATGGAGAATTGGAGTAGCCTCGTATAGACTCAAGTCTACCATATTAATAGTTTCTGTCGTTTCTAACGGGGGCAGAAGGCGCAATAAGGCTGGCAGATTAGGCCGTGATTTCAAGAGTGGAGAGCGTGTGGATACCACGGGGCAAAGCAGCTAAGACGGGGATGAACGGAGTTACCCTTTGGCTTCGGGGAAGTGCCCTATGTGCGTTTGGACGTGTCGGCTTACTAACTAAACTGGCAAGATGCTGATCTGGGGTcatactactccgtacttatAATAGGGTCTTTGCTCGTAAATCTTCCTTAGCTACATCGGACTTGATCATGATCTATCAGCAACGATCAAATTTAGCATCTAGTCTTCATTCTTGATAACTTCAAACTTTCTCTATCTTTGCTGATAAAGGGAGGAAGATGGCGGCTGATCCACGCTCGGCTTGGGCCATGGCGACGCCCATGCTACTATTCTCGTGCTTCTGCCTGCTTGTAGGCGATATGCTTTTTGGTTTCGATACAGCCAGTTTTGGCGGCATCTTGTCCAACCCTGTAGGTGAATTGCTTAGTTTGCGCTGGCCGTGAGTCCAATTTCGGAACAACATGCTAATGATGCTCCTGGCTTCTTAGGGATTCATAAGGCAATTCGGGGCATACAACCCTGTCACCAAGGGCTACGCCTTCGACTCTCTCCACATCTCGCTGCTATCTTCTCTTGCATTCATCGGCAAGTTTATTGGATGTTTTTTGGCCGGTCCGTGCATTGAAAGATTTGGGCATCGAATAGTCTTCATAATGCTATCAGTTGTGTCCGCTATCGGCATCATTGGTGAGAATATGAAATATCAGTCCCTTTCTAAATGCCTATGTTAATTTATCGTCGATGTTTAGTCGAGATCACGGCGGCCGGGACTGGCCCTGGCACTGGACGTTACGCGCAGTTCATTGTCGGTCGTATCATAGTGTATATCTCTATTGGTCTTGTCGAAGTTAACGTTACGCAAGTTGGCCTTTTATTTGAAGCGACATGACACTCAACAGCAGGCTGACTGAGTTCTCTTACAGTACCTACCAGGCCGAAATTGTTCCAGCGGATTTTCGTGGTCTCGTTGTCGTATCtctgcagctcttcctcAATGCGGGAACACTTCTCGCTACTGGTGTCAACAAGAGATTTTCAACTTATACAGGCGCTACCGGATGGAAAACCGTTACGGGCATCCAATTCATATTCGCTGCCTGTGAGTGCATATCGTCTAAGCTCATCTCATTCTCGACACGTTAGTAATCTGACACTTGATATGACCATGTGACTAGTGATTGCCTTATTCACTGTTTTTATTCCCAACTCGCCACGCTGGCTTCTCTCTAGGGACCgtgaagaggaggctgtTGCCGCTCTCCGCCGCATTCGGCCCAAGGAAGATGCTAGCAATGGCAACTGTGAGGCCGAAATAATAGCGATTAAAGAGGCCATCCAAGAGGACGTACACAAGGCTCCGTGGCTCGACCTAGTACGCGGCACCAACGCCCGCCGGACCATGATTGTTATGGTCTACTATTTCTTTCAGCAGGTTAGTGAGCTACTTCTTTTATGCACTTTAAATCTTCGTTAACACGGGTATTGCACAGGCAACCGGCCAAGCTTTCGTTTCAACCTACCAGACGGTCTTTTATCGTGACAACGGATATGCCGCTCATGCCTTCACCTACCCCATCATCAACAGTTGTCTTTCCTTGGTTTCTGTGATTCCAGGGATGTATGCAGTCGATAAGTTTGGGTGAGTTGAGACACGTGCTGTTTCCAGCTGAGGCGGTTTTGAAGGCTAACTGCGATTGATGATTCAAGTCGGCGGGCCACCCTTTTGCTTAGTTTCTTCCTTCAGGGCTTTTTCATGTTCTTGTTAGCCGGTTTGGGACAGAAAGATGGCAAATCACGCTCAGAGAGCGACATGGTTGTCGCCTCATTTATGCTCTATGCTTTCTTCTACAACGTGAGTTCACTTGCTGTACCCCTAACATCTGATTTAGTGCAATATTGACAATGCGCTGCTAGATGGGAGGTGCCTCTATTCCCTACCTCCTTGGTAGCGAGATTCCCAATGCTGCTCTTCGCGAAAAAACTCAGTCGATTGGGACCGCATGGAACGTGATCTGGGCTTTCGTGACCAACTTCATCATACCCTATATGATCAACAGCATCCACTTCAAAGTTGGTTGGGTGTTTGGAAGTATCTGCATGCTGGCGCTAGCGTTTACATTCTTCGTTCTCCCGGAGACCAAGGGAAGGCGTCTTGAGGATATTGACGCTATATTTGAAACCCCCTTTAACCCCTTTGCCCCCCATCCAGCACGCTTCACTGACAATgagcttggctttggcgggcTCGAGGGCCAGGAAAAAGGCGCCGATGTTGATGCGTCCCACGTTCATGTAAACCCATAAAAGGAATTAGTGGAGATATGGCACATGAGAATTTCAAGACAACTCTGTGGAATGATTCGACAATTATGTACAGACTCTGATAGTAATAGGCGAGAGAAAGTGATATTGTTCCTCGTCAAGACATATGCCACCCGAGAGTGAGTTTCTCTTATTTAGTCTTTGAAGCATCCGGAGTAGCCCAATCCCTGTATGTATCAGTTAACTAGGTATGCACACCTCGTGGCTTAACGCAGGTCAAGCGTTGTCGTGACAGAACAGAATCCCTTTACTCTACAAGATTCAAGAATTGAAGGTTTGTTGCCCCACTTCAAGCTAAACTAAACTGTTGTACAGAGAGGATTTGCCTCATATTGTGAGGCTAGCTTGTTGGCTGTTGGTGCCTGGCTAGAAGCTGTCTTGTGATGTTACCATTGATAACGGTACAAGTATGTGTTTCGTCCGAAGCCAGGAATGACCTAGGAAAGATGTGCCTCTCTGGTTGGTACAGTTTACATTCGGATAATTTCGTTGGACTTAAGGTGGCTTGTTTGGGAAAACTAATAGTGTGGTGCAACCAGGTGGGGAAGAAGATCCGGTTCGTCTCCGGAGACGGAATATGGCGTGGATATCAAGACATCCAAGTAGCTGTTCAATTGGACGGACGACCGACTACTGATTAAGGCTCTGATGAATCTGTTAGCTAGTTCGTCTCTGCACGCGTTGACATCCAATGTACTCCACTGTATTTACTTAGTAGTCTGGAGTGTCTTAGGCGCCAGCACACAGCCCGGTTAGCGTGTCTTGGTTCAGCCAGGCTCCCCAGACCCACTAGACTTGCCCCAGACATGCCCCAGACATGCCCCAGACTTGCCCCAGACAGCACAAAAAGCACGGCGCACCACGACCTATTGCTCGAGGGAATCAATAGCTCTGCACATCTCCGGCTGCAAGGCACTTCACCCTTTGGATTCAAAGCAGGATTGGCTGGAGTTGGGCCTGCAATTGTTCTTAACCTTGGCCCCCTTCCCAGAGGCAAGCTGCCTGTAATCCACGAAGCTTTCTTCTGACTCTGCATGCTTGGTTTAGCCTCACACTCCCCATCTGTCCTATCTGCCCCGTCCAGCTCCGTCTTTCCCCGCCACGCCTTCAACACATCGTCCAGCCTGCCGaagcgagcagcagctgacGGCCGACAACTGACACCCTGAACGAGCGGATGATGGCTCCCGACGCACATGCCGGAGCGCAGATACCGCGATGGTCACGGCAACAACCGGCGGCCCAGCTCACAGTCCCGGTTCCTGGCGGAGAAGACGGCCGCCCACACGATGCTGGCGGGGTCgctgcttcgtcttcttcgggcACCTCGAAATCAAGGAAGCGGAAGCTGACTACTGAGTCTTTCACACGGCGGAAGCGCGCCGCAACGGCTTGCCAGTTCTGTCGACTGCGCAAGACCAAGTGCGACGCGGAGCGGCCAGCGTGCGGCTACTGCGTCTATCACCGCGCCAAGTGCATCTATGATGACTCGCCTGTTGTGGACAACATGCCCGAGTACATGGTCCAACTTGGCGAGACCATTCTCTCCAGCCTTGGCGAGGTCAAGCAGCTGCTTAGCCAGCCGCGAGACGAGCCTTTGCCATATCGACAGCCGCAACAACCggaccaacagcagcaacagccatgTTGCCGCGACTCCGTGGCCTACACGCCCCATGCTGTGGATAATGGACGCTCATCTAGTATCTCAAGCCCGCTGGCCCAACCCCGACAGCCAGTCTCCAGCAAATGGATATATGCCTTCACGCGCTGCGAGACCATGTTGCGCTGGCCCGTCTTCAAAGGGCTAATCGACGAGAAAGACGCTGAGATTGAGTCATTCTTGTTCGAGGTCGGCGGAGACAGCGAGAATTTTCCAGCACCCGGTGGCTCACCGTCGTCACCTCATTCACTCCTCGACGTGCCAGCGCCTATTGCGCGCCCGGCTGGAGTCATCGACGAGAATGCCTTTGTCCCACTATGCCGCAAGTTTCTCGTCCACGTTTACCCACGGAACCCAATCCTAGACAAAGGCGCCCTTATCTCATATGCCAAATCCGCGGCGGCTAACGGGCTGCAGTGGAATGCCTCGTCCTGCCTCGTGGTGCGTATTCTACAGTGCCCAGAGCCATATCCACAAACCCCTATAtgattctttcttcctccgCCCTGACTGTCCCATTCTGCGCAAAAGTGGCGACcgcatacttttttttttgcgacGACAGAGGTCTATTTCTGTTTCCCTGACCTCTTTGCTAACACGTCCTTTATTATAGCTGCTGGCTTGCGCCCTCGCAAGTTTTACAACTGCTTGGGAGCCACCAAATAGTTCCTCGCCCAGCACGGACCAAAATGCAGATGCCTTAGGGAGACACCCAGTCGCGACGGCGATAGAGGACGGCCATGAGGATAACCTGACAGCCAGGGCCTACTATGAAGCCGCTAAGAAGCGTATTGGTACTCTGGGCTCATCGCTTATTGACATTcaatgcctcttcttcgcttctGTCTTTGAGAAGTACGCCTTGCGCCCGCTCGATGCCTGGTTTTATGTCCAGATGGCCTGCATGCGACTTGAGGCCCTGCTTGTTCGTCGAGGCTACACACATCTCCACAACGACGGCTCAATGCCGACACGGACGACAATGACAACCGAGGTCATGAACAACCCGACGTACCTACTTGAGCAGCGAGTATTTTGGACATGTATCAAGGCGGAAAGGTTCGTATCAGTCCGTCATCCCCCACCTAAATCCGGTACTGTCTCTTTTGAACAAACAAAAGCACACATGTACGCTTATAGACACATGTGCAAACCCAAAAGACCCAATCACGCATTACATATGGCTGTCTGTTTTACTAGCCGCTAAACCACCGTAATTAATAGCGAACTTATGCCCGAGCTCGGCTTCCGCCCAGTGGCCTGTCCGACCTTGGGTACCCGGACCTCTTTCCCACGCCGCCAACGACCTTTGCGGGAGCGACTCAGCAAGATGAAGCTGGTAACCGCGACGCGCAGGTCGTCTCCCAAGCCCCAGAGACGCAAATCGACGAGAACCGCAGCTGGCTGTTCTATCTGGCCGAGATCTCGCTGCGGCGCACTATTGACGACGTACTATGGCTGTTCTATCACCGTGGCGAGGACTACTGGATGAACAACGTGGACTTGCTGACGCGGCAGTATGTCGAAACTGACAGACAGATAGAGCTTTGGTATTCTCACCTACCCCCGTCCATCCGCTTCGAGCGTCTGGGCCAGGCCGAGAATGAATATGCATTTTTCTTGCAGCACCGCTTCCTCGACTGGCGGGAGAACATACTGCGACCGCTGCTATACATCTTCTTGCATCACCCGGGCCAGCTGCCGTGCGAGGTGGTGCAGTGCGGCCGCGAGGCTATGCAGATCGCATCTGAGCTCATTATTCTTAGCTCCCAGCATCATCGACACGGCAGCATATGGTTCGTTGCCTATCGTACGTTCGCCTGTGCAATGCTCATATTGGCTGTCGTAATTCGCTACGGAGACGCTGAAGCCCCGGCTGACTGGCAGTGGCTCATCACCCTTGCTTTGCAAACGCTTCGGCATTGGGGACTCGAAGCGCGGGACGTTGCACTGATGCGTACGGTTCTTGAGAGGTTGTACACAGCTGTGCGACAGCGGCACAGCGACAATGGTGATATTGGTAGGCGATAATATAAAGGTGCTGGCCATGGGGGGCTCGACGTAAGAGCCCTGCCGGCCGACATCACCGCAATAACACACGCTACGACTTAACTTATGTCTTATTATCCCATTTAGATTTAGTAGACTTATAGTTGATTGAGTTAATAAATGTTGTATAATTGGTGGTGTGTGACCGTTGTGACAACGTAGTGGGAAGTTGGGCGACGTCAGGTCTAGGATCCGGAGAGCCATGATATAGACGCGGttcttaatattaaaatacccAGGAAACTCTCCCGCCAAGTGGTTAGCTTGGTTGGAGTAAATTCTTTGTGATTACTGCCGCAAATTCGGTCGCTTTCTTGTCTGGATATTGTAATTGGTGTTCCAGATCTACATTCCGGCGCATATGGCAAACGTTACGGATGCTCTAACAAGGGGGAGATTCCCATCACAGTGAACCTTGTGACCACACCACATGGAAAAGTGGCCTAATTCACTTGGAAGGGAGTAGGACTAGCGAGACGCCACAATGACGGGGATAGACGGACATTGAACGCCAGCAAGCCTCACACTTGTCCAAATGGGACgaatctccagctccaatacTCTACTACTCCACACAGCTTAATTATGGCGCATGTTTTCTCTGGGGTAGAAAAACTGGAGTACTCCGCATGGGGTAATCGGCTTGGCCTTGTAACCCCCTGTCGTGTCGAGCATCGAGTCACTTGGTTTGCAAAAGACGTAAATATCCACACGGATCGTGTGGGGACGCCTCCAGATGAACCAGGGCGACATGGGATAGGGGAAAGAGACGAAGGGCATGCCTTATGCTGAGCTGGTCAATTGCTGGGCTGTTA is drawn from Trichoderma asperellum chromosome 4, complete sequence and contains these coding sequences:
- a CDS encoding uncharacterized protein (EggNog:ENOG41), producing MMAPDAHAGAQIPRWSRQQPAAQLTVPVPGGEDGRPHDAGGVAASSSSGTSKSRKRKLTTESFTRRKRAATACQFCRLRKTKCDAERPACGYCVYHRAKCIYDDSPVVDNMPEYMVQLGETILSSLGEVKQLLSQPRDEPLPYRQPQQPDQQQQQPCCRDSVAYTPHAVDNGRSSSISSPLAQPRQPVSSKWIYAFTRCETMLRWPVFKGLIDEKDAEIESFLFEVGGDSENFPAPGGSPSSPHSLLDVPAPIARPAGVIDENAFVPLCRKFLVHVYPRNPILDKGALISYAKSAAANGLQWNASSCLVLLACALASFTTAWEPPNSSSPSTDQNADALGRHPVATAIEDGHEDNLTARAYYEAAKKRIGTLGSSLIDIQCLFFASVFEKYALRPLDAWFYVQMACMRLEALLVRRGYTHLHNDGSMPTRTTMTTEVMNNPTYLLEQRVFWTCIKAESELMPELGFRPVACPTLGTRTSFPRRQRPLRERLSKMKLVTATRRSSPKPQRRKSTRTAAGCSIWPRSRCGALLTTYYGCSITVARTTG
- a CDS encoding uncharacterized protein (TransMembrane:11 (n16-26c31/32o65-85i97-119o125-146i158-178o198-216i283-304o316-337i344-364o376-398i418-436o442-461i)~EggNog:ENOG41) codes for the protein MAADPRSAWAMATPMLLFSCFCLLVGDMLFGFDTASFGGILSNPGFIRQFGAYNPVTKGYAFDSLHISLLSSLAFIGKFIGCFLAGPCIERFGHRIVFIMLSVVSAIGIIVEITAAGTGPGTGRYAQFIVGRIIVYISIGLVEVNVTTYQAEIVPADFRGLVVVSLQLFLNAGTLLATGVNKRFSTYTGATGWKTVTGIQFIFAALIALFTVFIPNSPRWLLSRDREEEAVAALRRIRPKEDASNGNCEAEIIAIKEAIQEDVHKAPWLDLVRGTNARRTMIVMVYYFFQQATGQAFVSTYQTVFYRDNGYAAHAFTYPIINSCLSLVSVIPGMYAVDKFGRRATLLLSFFLQGFFMFLLAGLGQKDGKSRSESDMVVASFMLYAFFYNMGGASIPYLLGSEIPNAALREKTQSIGTAWNVIWAFVTNFIIPYMINSIHFKVGWVFGSICMLALAFTFFVLPETKGRRLEDIDAIFETPFNPFAPHPARFTDNELGFGGLEGQEKGADVDASHVHVNP
- a CDS encoding uncharacterized protein (EggNog:ENOG41), which produces MMAPDAHAGAQIPRWSRQQPAAQLTVPVPGGEDGRPHDAGGVAASSSSGTSKSRKRKLTTESFTRRKRAATACQFCRLRKTKCDAERPACGYCVYHRAKCIYDDSPVVDNMPEYMVQLGETILSSLGEVKQLLSQPRDEPLPYRQPQQPDQQQQQPCCRDSVAYTPHAVDNGRSSSISSPLAQPRQPVSSKWIYAFTRCETMLRWPVFKGLIDEKDAEIESFLFEVGGDSENFPAPGGSPSSPHSLLDVPAPIARPAGVIDENAFVPLCRKFLVHVYPRNPILDKGALISYAKSAAANGLQWNASSCLVLLACALASFTTAWEPPNSSSPSTDQNADALGRHPVATAIEDGHEDNLTARAYYEAAKKRIGTLGSSLIDIQCLFFASVFEKYALRPLDAWFYVQMACMRLEALLVRRGYTHLHNDGSMPTRTTMTTEVMNNPTYLLEQRVFWTCIKAERFVSVRHPPPKSGTVSFEQTKAHMYAYRHMCKPKRPNHALHMAVCFTSR